The region ctatggcgaagactgctgcaatcagaaatgctcttactcaatttacaCAGCAATCAGGAGAGtctttgtgtgaagcttgggatcattataaggagatgctgagaaagtgtcctcatcatggaatgcctgactgGATAATCATTAACTgcttctacaatggtttgggtgcaacttctagacccatgcttgatgcaacatcaggtggagccttatgggctaagagctacgatgaaccttatgatttgattgaactgatggatgCTAATGAATACTAGAACCCTTCTCAGAGACTAACTCAAGTCAAGGTAGCTGAAATTGGAGGTAGATGCAGCTattgctatagctgctcagcttaaggatTTGACGAtaaaggtggattctttggctaattatggagttaatcagatcactagtgtttgtgagttTTGTGATGGTTCCCATAAGACAGAGCAATGTGTTATATCTTGTGAATCcgctcagtttgtgagcaactttcagaggtcacagcacccagttccagccacctatcatcccaacaaccgtaatcatcctaacttcagctagagcaacactcagaatgcggtggagcagccttatcagcagtatacaacaaagcagtacaaccctccgggttttcagcaaccgcaatatgcaccaagacaacaactccaactacAACAAtataatgaaaaatctgaattggaggagttaaggctcatgtgcaagagccaagcggtttctattaagaccttggaaaatcaaattgggcagattgccaatgccttgctgaatcgtcaacctggtacactacttagtgacacagaagttccaggaaagaaggaagcaaaATAGCAGGTTAaagcaattacattgaggtctgggaaggttgcaagtcaagaaaaagctcaagttcaagaatctgaagatgtggctgaagaagaagtgctgaaggaagcagaagtggaatcaaggaagaaaactgtggaacacactcctcctgagggtaatacagggggaaacagatctatcatccacctccttttcataagaggctgcagaagcaaaaggtggataagcagtttgcgaagtttctggaggtgttcaagaaacttcatatcaacatacctttctctgaagctcttgaacagatgcctagctatgcgaagtttatgaaagaaattctctctcagaaagtcaagctcgatgacttagagaccgttgctctaacggaggaatgcagtgttgtgctgcaacagaagttgcctccgaaacttaaagatcttggaagcttcactattccttacaCCATCGGAAAAATGTCATTCGACAAatgtttgtgtgacttgggagctagatcaatttgatgcctttgtctatcttcaaaaattggatttacctgatccaaagcgtacttatatgaccttgcagttggtcgatcgcttgattacatatccacgaggcattgtggaggatgtcttggtcaaggtggacaaactcatctttcctgctgattttgtaattcttgatttcgaggaggatataaagattcccataatcttgggaagaccattttTGGCTACTGGTCGAGAATTAACATTTTCTCCCGCCGTACAATGATGTGTGGGTATTTATACTATCCCAAGCTATTAAACTGTTAAGCCTTGCCAGTTTTTCATTAATTGTTTTCAAGAATTTAGGttttatttttaagaaatgggTTCAATTGTATAGTTAAACTCGATAATATTTGATGTTGAAATTTATATTAATTGCATTAGTTCAGTATAAACGTAATCAAATGCCTTGAAAGTTTTGAAGTTAATATAAACGTAATCAAATGCTTTGACAGTATTTAATTGATTTTGTTACTAGATGTTAGGTTTGTTTCTAAGACAGATGTAATTGTCTACACGATTTAAAGATTCCCATGCTACAAGTGTTGTGATATAAAGAAACAAATACTTACAGCGATATTCAGGGAATCCGAATGGTTTGTATATGTTCAGATCTTTTTTGGATCTGATTATCCACACCATTTTCTCCGATTGACTTCGATTCACCGTATGAGAGGTTAGGGTTTGTACGGTCTCAAAAGGGGAGGCGAGTTTTTGGAGGGAGTTCGTGTGATGTGAGTAGATCAATCGACTTCTCAAGACTTATTTTAGTTGGACATATTATACCCTacaatttattaaattattaaaatgaATACCTAAAGAGTCTAACGGCGTTCTGACTAATTGACGGTAGTTGTATTCATGCTAAAAAATAATAGTTAAGCTATTTATTTAACAAGTTTaataattgaattatttttcaaaaaaaattatatttcaGATAATTTAAGTGTAATTTAAGAATTTTTTATTTAATGTGTAGCGTTCAAAAAAATGATTCTGTGAAAAAATATGATTATGCGAGCCATTTAATATACAGTGTGTAGCGTTCGAAAATCTCGCGTTCGAGATCGAGGGATGTCATTTCATATACAGTGTGTAGCGTTCGAAAATCTCGCGTTCGAGATCCAGGGATGTTCTTTTTAATTTAACTCGTTCTTGTTATTTATACGACTTACTAAATTGAGATGGGTCCCAAAAagttaaaattataaaatatgcCCATCAAACAAACCAATTGCACACTACTATATTAAAACGAGTTATTTGTCAATAATCAAAGCGGGTCATAAATAAACACGCAAAAATGTCCACTCTAAAACCGCCCAACCACGACGGCGCCGGCGAAATCGCCGCCGTGCTCCAGCCAGAACCGTTCGAGTCCGACGACGATTACGCATTCCGCGTCCAACTCCTCGAAGCCATGGCCGCTTCTCTCACTTTCCAGCCTTCATCTCCAACTCAATCTCCACTAAACGCCGCCGTTGGGAACGCTTGTACCTCTCAACCATCCCTAGGTCTCGAACGCGAGATTTTCGACCGTAATCTCGCCAATCAGGAGGCGAAAAAGACGCAGGACGATCTCAGCCGTTGGATCAACGATCACAAGCTGGCCGAACAGCTGCAAAGCGAGTGGGAGGGTTATGAGATAGGAGAGGCGTCGAGGAGTGTTAGCGATGAGGTGTTTAGCATTTTTTGTAAGGGAATTTTGGTGACTGATGAGAATTGTGTTTCGAAAGCTGTGGGAATTGGAGTGGCGATTTGTGATGAGAGAGATGACTTGGTGTATGAGATGAGTAAGGAGGTGAAGGTGATGGAAGGAGAGTGGATGAATAATCGTGTCGTGGCTGCTAATGCGTTGATTGAAGGATTGAGTTGTGCGGTTGATTTAGGGTTGAAGAATGTTGTGTTTTTCTGCGATTACTATCCGTTGTACCAGATGGTGTGGATTTTTCCTTTTTGTTATTAGTTTGCTGTTTATTTGTTACTATTTTTGTTAATATGCTTATTTTTTATGTGATTGTTAGGTGTACATTACTTGTGGTTTTAGAATGATTTTGAATTTTATAGGTTAACTATGCAATGTAGGAAAATTGTGTTACTAAAGATTTTTCTCTTTATGGTGGTATGTTTAGATATAGAATGAGGATTGTTTTGGTTATATTTGTTTTATATAACAAGGACCTTTATAAATACCTGGCTTCATGGCCGAGGCTGACTATAAAGTAGTAACTAGTTTAGGTATTGAACTACAATGAAATATTATTATAGTTTTAAGTTAGTGATACCCTCCTCTCTTGATAAGTCGTACGAATGTGGTTTGCCTGCATGATAGATGTTATCGTTAGTAGCAGGTCAATGCTAAATTGGCATGACAACTGCTAAAGAGTAACGGGAGATTAGGCTACATACCCTAATTCTAATAACAGGTTCATACTGATAAATTTGTGCTAAGCAAAGTAGTGGTTTGCGAAGGCCAGACAGATCTAGCTCTAGAGTGTTTGCTTGTGGTTTTATGTATCACtagctatatatatttttgtcaTTACTACATTACATTATGATCTATGTGTagattattaaaatatatttaactAGAAACTTACCAGAAATGCCATTTTGAAGTCCTGATTAATATGTTGTAAGCCCTGTACAGCTTTAAAGTTTTAAAATACATGTCTTTTATTTATCAAACAACGTTTCTTTATGTGTTGACAAGTTCTATATCTCTTATCCCATTTCCTTTAACTGTTATGTGGATGTCCTATTTATTTAGAAAATTTAACTTCTGTCATCGCCGATATTAGAGAAATTTGGAACCAAGTATAATATCAAAAACAGAAACCATGCTACGGGCGCTATTACTATCATATAGACCTTGATTGCCAGGGCTTTTGTCATCGCCGATATTAGAGAAATTTGGAACCAAGTATAATATCAAAAAGAGAAAACATGCTATTAGAATTTACTACCATTATGAACTAAATTTTGCCAATAAAATTATGCTAGTTGCCTTGACAACCAGTACGACTTTAGTTCATTAATTTTAATCCGTCACCTACTCAATGAACATTGTCAACTGTTTGTTTCAAATCACATTTGTTAGTTGATGATTTTGTAAATGGTTGACAGGTGCAGATGAATACTGGTGGTTGGTATTATTTTTGCTTAATATCTTTATCCTTGTCGTCTTGAACTTCTAAAGCTGCAGTAGGTGTCATTTGAGTACAGTGATGACCATTGACTTTTTATGGGAATATGCAGGTTACCCGCCGATGGTCATCGAAGCAAGATAAAATGGCAATCCTAATTAGCAAAATAGATATTTTGAGAAAGAACTTCACTGAGTGCATGCCATCTTTCGTGCCCCGAAATGCTGTCAAATATGCTTATAAATTTGCTAGAGAGGCAATAGTTCCTCAGACGAACAAGCAGGTTGAGTCAACTGGTACAAAAATTGAATCTTGTGTTATCTGTTTGGAAGATGTAGATGTATGTCAGATTTTCTCGGTAGATGGTTGTTCACATCGCTATTGCTTTTCTTGCATGAAACAACATGTGAAGGTGAAGTTGCTCAACGCCATACTGCCGAAGTGCCCTCATGATGGTTGTCCCTCTGTATTGAAACTAGATAGCTGTCAGAAATTCTTGACCCCGAAATGGATTGATATTATGAGTGAACGCCTGACAGAAGCGGCAATTCCTGTGATAGAGAAAATATATTGCCCTTATCCTAGATGCTCTGCATTAATGTCAAGAACTGGAATTTTAGAATATACTAAATCTCTATACCCTGATGTCCACGAATGTGGAGTAAGGAAGTGCATGAAATGTCATGGTTTATTCTGTGTCAATTGCAAAGTTCCTTGGCATAACAACATGACTTGCTATGTGTTCAAGAAAAATAATATTAGTCAACATGCAGAAGATGTAAAACTGAAGACCCTCGCAGCACATAATCGCTGGCGTCAATGTTTAAAGTGCAATCATATGATTGAACTAGCAAAAGGCTGCTACCACATGACATGCAGGTACCGGTTTATTGCTTGCACAACCTAATACTACCTCTGGTCCCATTTATCGTGATTTATACATATCTTAAGCAGTTACAAAACATagtaatatataatatttataatatatttatttctaaaataaagttatagtgtttttttatttatttaagaaaaatataGATAAATTTTGAGCACAACCAAGGTTTTTTAAAAACCTTGAGGTACGCACAAGGGCCTAGGTATTGGATTGGAATGATTGTATGCCACTGTTACGTTTGATAGTTTTGGGATTACTGGGTTAGAAATTTATGCCCTTTATTCTTTCTCTGACAATAATGATAAAGGCTAAAATATGTATTGTCTCTTTATACCATCTTGTAGATACCATAGTGATTTTGCTATTAATTTTCTTTCTTGCACAGATGTGGGTATGAGTTCTGTTATACTTGTGGATCTGAGTGGAAAAATAAGAAAGCCACTTGTACCTGTCCACTTTGGGATGATGATCATATCATGGACaatgattctgatgatgaagaatACGGAGAATTTGAGGATGGGATTGGCAATTACGATGACTATGATTCTGATTCAGATGATTTCTACTAAGTGTATATTGTGTACAATATGTCCATCAACATATTTTTGTAAATTTCATAAAGACGGTGGATAACCTTTTTTCAGTGTATTGGTGGTCTCTCAAGATCTCGTAGGAGCTGGTGCACCCACGGCTTTTGACAGGGAATTATGTTTGGAAAATCTTAAAGTTTTATGTGTACCCCTCCCAGAAAGTAAGTCCTTGTGATTAGAATTCAACCGTCTTTCTAGGTTCGAAAGTGCTTGACATATTGACCAATTTTAGTGAGACGAAGCTGCCTGTGTTTTAGTGTCTTTGGTGGATACTTGGAAATTGGAATGAAAGCTAACGTGAGAATTAAACGGTTTTCAACAATTTTTCGTTCGTTTTGCTGGCCAGTTTTTGTTGGATGGCTTTAGATTTATAGATTATGGACGTGTTTGGGGTTTCTTGCAAAGCATAAATTGAATAAATAACTATTATCAATTATTGAATAAGTTTTTGTTGCAAAGATTAAGTTAAAAAATGTCACAACAATTATCTTTAATATATTttcaataattaataaataactattaaataataattCTTGAAATAATCTTCCCCTTTTAAATGGATGTTTGAAATTATATTTATTGACTAAATAACATTTAAATCACGCAAGTAAAGTTTTTAAAAATCGTTTGATAAAAAATTTTGGGTATTTGATAAACTGTATATGTACATCGAGTCctttaaaatattttcttttatcattaaAAAGAGATAATTAATATTTTTCCAAATATCTTCGGAATACTTCcggatttttaataaattacacCGACCGATTCTTgatctaatatatatatataggaataatcaaataaaaactaaaattaaaataaaaactaatctaattgATTAGATCAATCTAATTTAATAGCCCCCTAAAAATACCACACCCAACTAATCTACACTCCCTCACCCACAATTTCAGCTTTTCCCCtttgtttttaatttgattttccCGTCAAAcgataattttttagaaaaatccgacttcactgtatttttctccatctctcaacgatcgatttgcatatcatatgtgttatatttcgaagtaatttaaaaaaaaattggtttCTTGTTTTTATTCTAATACTTGTTTATATTAGAGTAGccttatatatatgtatgtatatatatatgtgtgtatatatatgtgtatatatatgtatatatataccaCGCTACTCATTAGCGCTAAcatttataaaaatgatatttctCTTTATTATAATCAATCATTAATATCGACTTATATTATGTCTTAACTTGTAAATCATGGTAACCATATCATCATGCATATTTATAAAGCAGTTTAAAtttttcacaacacaacaatattCAAAAGGTAGGGTTCGGAAACTTGTCTGGTAGTCTCGAGGTGGAGGGTGTACGAGAGTTGATCCGAAAATCTATAAACAAGAGCATAAACGTTTTGTTAGACTCTAATCGCACTTAACGTCTCTTTACTAAATACGCATAATTAATAATCGCCCAATACGACTTATCTTACTCTCTTCATTTTACTATATTGTTACTAGTTATCAACCTTGATTTAACTTTAATCCTTAATGTCCATTTTACTTTTTCAATTCACAAGTCGGTTCCCCTGGCGAACTCCCAAGAAATTCTATTTGCGCGACTtcgactccgatatttttataaaattgaaaaattaacattttgacttgaaatttttacagaaactTCTTCACTGCACAGCCCATccttttttaaatttttataatttttaagtGATTTAAAGTCGACCAATTATACTCTCAAATTTGGTAATCCGTAGCAATTTTAATCGTATAAATTGTGTTTACTAAAACATGCCTAACTAAACCGTAAGTCGAAATCAAGCGAATCAAGAGCCTAAACAATCCTCGTGACA is a window of Apium graveolens cultivar Ventura chromosome 11, ASM990537v1, whole genome shotgun sequence DNA encoding:
- the LOC141697486 gene encoding E3 ubiquitin-protein ligase RSL1-like isoform X2 translates to MSTLKPPNHDGAGEIAAVLQPEPFESDDDYAFRVQLLEAMAASLTFQPSSPTQSPLNAAVGNACTSQPSLGLEREIFDRNLANQEAKKTQDDLSRWINDHKLAEQLQSEWEGYEIGEASRSVSDEVFSIFCKGILVTDENCVSKAVGIGVAICDERDDLVYEMSKEVKVMEGEWMNNRVVAANALIEGLSCAVDLGLKNVVFFCDYYPLYQMVTRRWSSKQDKMAILISKIDILRKNFTECMPSFVPRNAVKYAYKFAREAIVPQTNKQVKLLNAILPKCPHDGCPSVLKLDSCQKFLTPKWIDIMSERLTEAAIPVIEKIYCPYPRCSALMSRTGILEYTKSLYPDVHECGVRKCMKCHGLFCVNCKVPWHNNMTCYVFKKNNISQHAEDVKLKTLAAHNRWRQCLKCNHMIELAKGCYHMTCRCGYEFCYTCGSEWKNKKATCTCPLWDDDHIMDNDSDDEEYGEFEDGIGNYDDYDSDSDDFY
- the LOC141697486 gene encoding E3 ubiquitin-protein ligase RSL1-like isoform X1 is translated as MSTLKPPNHDGAGEIAAVLQPEPFESDDDYAFRVQLLEAMAASLTFQPSSPTQSPLNAAVGNACTSQPSLGLEREIFDRNLANQEAKKTQDDLSRWINDHKLAEQLQSEWEGYEIGEASRSVSDEVFSIFCKGILVTDENCVSKAVGIGVAICDERDDLVYEMSKEVKVMEGEWMNNRVVAANALIEGLSCAVDLGLKNVVFFCDYYPLYQMVTRRWSSKQDKMAILISKIDILRKNFTECMPSFVPRNAVKYAYKFAREAIVPQTNKQVESTGTKIESCVICLEDVDVCQIFSVDGCSHRYCFSCMKQHVKVKLLNAILPKCPHDGCPSVLKLDSCQKFLTPKWIDIMSERLTEAAIPVIEKIYCPYPRCSALMSRTGILEYTKSLYPDVHECGVRKCMKCHGLFCVNCKVPWHNNMTCYVFKKNNISQHAEDVKLKTLAAHNRWRQCLKCNHMIELAKGCYHMTCRCGYEFCYTCGSEWKNKKATCTCPLWDDDHIMDNDSDDEEYGEFEDGIGNYDDYDSDSDDFY